In Pseudomonas sp. R76, one genomic interval encodes:
- the argS gene encoding arginine--tRNA ligase gives MKDTIRQLIQQAITQLVNEGVLPEGLTPAIQVENTRDKTHGDFASNIAMMLAKPAGMKPRDLAEKIIAALPADESVTKADIAGPGFINFFQNTQALASRLDAALADAKIGVRKAGPLQRVAVDLSAPNLAKEMHVGHLRSTIIGDGVARVLEFLGDTVIRQNHVGDWGTQFGMLMAYLQENPITSNELADLENFYRAAKKRFDESEEFADRARGLVVKLQAGDEECLALWGRFREISLSHCQEIYELLNVKLTMADVMGESAYNDDLINVVNDLKAAGLLVESNGAQCVFLEEFKTADGEPLPVIIVKADGGYLYATTDLAAVRYRSGVLKADRALYFVDQRQALHFQQVFEVARRAGFVTHPMHMEHMGFGTMNGADGRPFKTRDGGTVKLIDLLTEAQERAYNLVKEKNPELAEADLRNIARVVGIGAVKYADLSKHRTSDYSFNFELMLNFEGNTAPYLLYAYTRVAGVFRKLGKDFSEVDGHIVLDAPHEQELAAKLAQFGEVLNSVGEKGTPHILCTYLYEVAGLFSSFYENCPILTADDEAQKQSRLRLAALAGRTLKQGLELLGLETLERM, from the coding sequence ATGAAAGACACCATTCGCCAGCTGATCCAACAAGCCATCACCCAACTCGTCAACGAAGGTGTGTTGCCTGAAGGCCTGACGCCGGCGATCCAGGTGGAAAACACCCGCGACAAGACCCATGGCGACTTCGCCAGCAACATTGCGATGATGCTGGCCAAGCCTGCGGGCATGAAACCGCGCGACCTGGCGGAAAAAATCATCGCAGCCCTGCCTGCCGACGAGAGCGTCACCAAGGCCGACATCGCCGGCCCAGGCTTTATCAACTTCTTCCAGAACACCCAGGCCCTGGCTTCGCGCCTGGACGCCGCCCTGGCCGACGCCAAGATCGGCGTGCGCAAGGCCGGCCCGCTGCAGCGCGTGGCGGTTGACCTGTCGGCCCCCAACCTGGCCAAAGAAATGCACGTGGGCCACCTGCGTTCGACCATCATTGGTGACGGCGTGGCGCGGGTGCTGGAGTTCCTCGGTGACACCGTAATCCGTCAGAACCACGTGGGCGACTGGGGCACCCAGTTCGGCATGCTGATGGCTTACCTGCAGGAAAACCCGATCACCAGCAACGAGCTGGCCGACCTGGAAAACTTCTACCGTGCCGCCAAAAAGCGTTTTGACGAGTCCGAAGAATTTGCCGACCGCGCCCGTGGCCTGGTGGTCAAGCTGCAAGCCGGTGACGAGGAATGCCTGGCGTTGTGGGGCCGCTTCCGCGAGATCTCGCTGTCGCACTGCCAGGAAATCTACGAGCTGCTCAACGTGAAGCTGACCATGGCCGACGTGATGGGCGAAAGCGCCTACAACGACGACCTGATCAACGTGGTCAACGACCTCAAGGCCGCGGGCCTGCTGGTCGAGAGCAATGGCGCGCAGTGCGTGTTCCTCGAAGAATTCAAGACCGCCGACGGCGAGCCGCTGCCGGTGATCATCGTCAAGGCCGATGGCGGCTACCTCTACGCCACCACCGACCTGGCGGCCGTGCGCTACCGCAGTGGCGTGCTGAAAGCCGACCGTGCGCTGTACTTCGTCGACCAGCGCCAGGCCCTGCACTTCCAGCAGGTGTTTGAAGTGGCACGCCGCGCAGGCTTCGTCACCCACCCGATGCACATGGAACACATGGGCTTCGGCACCATGAACGGCGCCGACGGCCGCCCGTTCAAAACCCGTGACGGCGGCACCGTGAAGCTGATCGACCTGCTGACCGAAGCCCAGGAACGCGCCTACAACCTGGTGAAGGAAAAGAACCCGGAACTGGCCGAGGCCGACCTGCGCAACATTGCCCGCGTGGTAGGCATTGGCGCGGTGAAATACGCCGACCTGTCCAAGCACCGCACCAGCGACTACAGCTTCAACTTCGAACTGATGCTCAACTTCGAAGGCAACACCGCGCCGTACCTGCTGTATGCCTACACCCGTGTGGCTGGCGTGTTCCGCAAACTGGGCAAGGACTTCAGCGAAGTTGACGGCCATATCGTGCTGGACGCACCGCACGAACAGGAACTGGCGGCCAAACTGGCGCAATTCGGCGAAGTGCTGAACAGCGTCGGCGAAAAGGGCACGCCGCATATCCTCTGCACCTATTTGTACGAAGTCGCCGGCCTGTTCTCCAGCTTCTACGAGAACTGCCCGATCCTCACCGCCGACGACGAAGCCCAGAAGCAAAGTCGCCTGCGCCTCGCCGCACTGGCTGGACGGACCCTCAAGCAAGGCCTGGAATTGTTAGGCCTGGAAACCCTGGAGCGTATGTAA
- the rpmE gene encoding 50S ribosomal protein L31: protein MKADIHPAYETIEVTCSCGNKFETRSNLCKPLGTDVCNECHPFYTGKQKTLDTGGRVQRFADRFGAFGKKPAATPAE, encoded by the coding sequence ATGAAAGCCGATATCCATCCAGCGTACGAAACCATCGAAGTCACCTGCAGCTGCGGCAACAAGTTCGAAACTCGTTCGAACCTGTGCAAGCCACTGGGTACTGACGTATGCAACGAGTGCCACCCGTTCTACACCGGTAAGCAGAAAACTCTGGACACCGGCGGCCGTGTACAGCGCTTCGCAGATCGCTTTGGTGCTTTCGGCAAGAAGCCTGCTGCTACTCCAGCAGAGTAA
- a CDS encoding SPOR domain-containing protein has protein sequence MAAKKKPAPKRGASRYQAPAKKPIPGWLWMAIGLAVGAFVVILMKLEPGKGDDVKRVKQEQQKATKMAEANKTAPSPTAPVKPKYDFYTLLPESEVIVPPDAVPEKTLPTPQVPTTPVTPAEAAKIDTARAQAALAGITPPPPPPVATTKAAPVTKFFLQAGSFPKQADADRVRAQIILLGQAVTVESGTVKDATWYRVLVGPFSNREQLTVAQKQLAGAGFSNLLLQQRQSR, from the coding sequence TTGGCTGCCAAGAAAAAACCTGCACCCAAGCGCGGCGCCAGCCGCTATCAAGCCCCGGCGAAGAAGCCGATCCCGGGCTGGTTGTGGATGGCCATCGGCCTGGCGGTCGGTGCGTTTGTCGTGATCCTGATGAAGCTGGAGCCGGGCAAGGGCGATGACGTCAAACGCGTCAAGCAAGAGCAGCAGAAGGCCACGAAAATGGCCGAAGCCAACAAGACGGCGCCAAGCCCGACCGCACCGGTGAAGCCGAAGTACGACTTCTATACGCTGCTGCCGGAATCGGAAGTGATCGTGCCGCCCGACGCCGTGCCGGAAAAAACCCTGCCGACGCCGCAAGTGCCGACCACGCCGGTCACTCCTGCGGAAGCGGCGAAGATCGACACGGCCCGCGCCCAAGCCGCATTGGCCGGGATCACCCCGCCACCGCCGCCGCCGGTGGCGACCACCAAGGCTGCGCCAGTGACCAAGTTCTTCCTGCAAGCGGGCTCGTTCCCGAAACAGGCGGATGCGGATCGGGTACGTGCGCAGATTATTCTGTTGGGCCAGGCGGTGACGGTGGAGTCCGGCACGGTGAAGGACGCGACCTGGTATCGCGTGCTGGTGGGGCCGTTCAGCAACCGTGAACAGCTGACCGTGGCGCAAAAGCAATTGGCCGGTGCCGGGTTTAGTAACCTGTTGTTACAACAACGCCAGAGCCGTTGA
- a CDS encoding PilN domain-containing protein — MTRINLLPWRQALAERRRKYFLVFLLAFAGVALAAVWLADQVIDQAIDRQVTRNNHLSKEVTIQDSRIKTIDELQEQSQQLAARMKVVQDLHESRSASAQLLDQLARAVPDGVHLHEVVAKGNTVKISGSAESSQDIAQLMRRLEASEGAHATRLQHVRAEGQGGGNEFQLMVRQGESTEAQP; from the coding sequence ATGACACGAATCAATCTTTTGCCATGGCGTCAGGCGCTGGCAGAGCGGCGGCGCAAATACTTCCTGGTATTTCTGCTGGCCTTCGCCGGTGTGGCGCTCGCGGCGGTGTGGCTGGCGGACCAAGTGATCGATCAGGCGATTGACCGGCAGGTGACGCGCAACAATCACCTGAGCAAAGAAGTCACCATTCAGGATTCGCGCATCAAGACCATCGACGAATTGCAGGAGCAAAGCCAGCAACTGGCTGCGCGCATGAAGGTCGTGCAAGACCTGCACGAATCCCGCTCGGCCAGTGCCCAGCTATTGGACCAATTGGCCCGCGCGGTACCCGATGGGGTGCATCTGCATGAGGTGGTGGCCAAGGGCAACACCGTTAAGATCAGCGGCAGTGCTGAGTCCAGCCAGGATATCGCCCAATTGATGCGCCGCCTGGAAGCCTCTGAAGGCGCCCACGCCACTCGGCTGCAGCACGTGCGTGCGGAAGGTCAGGGTGGCGGTAACGAATTTCAATTGATGGTGCGCCAAGGCGAATCCACTGAGGCCCAGCCTTGA
- a CDS encoding primosomal protein N' encodes MPDAILRLALPSPLRRLFDYRAPAGVLRTQLQPGMRVRVPFGRREMIGILVEVADHSEVPAEKLKPAIAILDTTAPLPPALFKLCLWTAQYYQHSLGDTLSWALPVLLRQGELAEARQERFWSMVPGARLDDPRIARAPRQREALATLAQHPHGVAHQLLSKLMLSKDSLDLLLAKGMVQVEIRKHAPDPRHDHWLAQPELPLNPEQRAAYEAIRAGFDSFHAFLLAGVTGSGKTEVYLQLIRETLQAGKQALVLIPEINLGPQTLARFEQRFNARIALVHSAVNDRERLESWLAARDGEADIIIGTRSALFTPMKNPGLIIIDEEHDGSYKQQEGLRYHARDLALVRARQEDIPIVLGSATPSLESLHNAYTGRYGLLRLNERAGGAKQPRFLRLDVKSRPLDSGISGPMQQAIGQTLAAGQQVLVFLNRRGFAPTLLCHDCGWMSECERCDARMTVHQRHGELRCHHCGHVERTPRHCPQCGKVDLRPVGAGTERAEERLGILFPDYPVLRVDRDSTSRKDAMNQLFATIQKGQPCILIGTQMLAKGHHFPRVTLVSILDADGGLFSGDFRASERMAQLIVQVAGRAGRAEEPGKVIIQTHLADHPLLIQLTEQGYFAFAEQALSERRSAGLPPFSHLALLRAEAHKPGQAESFLDEACSAAERLLGELGLTGIELLGPVPAPMERRAGRYRAQLLLQATSRAPLHRLLSSWLLALEQMPSGRQVRWSLDVDPVDLY; translated from the coding sequence GTGCCCGACGCCATTTTGCGCCTAGCCCTGCCCTCGCCCCTGCGCCGCCTGTTCGACTACCGTGCCCCGGCCGGCGTGCTGCGGACGCAGTTGCAGCCAGGCATGCGCGTGCGCGTGCCATTTGGGCGCCGAGAGATGATCGGCATTCTGGTCGAAGTGGCCGATCACAGCGAAGTCCCCGCAGAAAAGCTCAAGCCCGCCATAGCCATCCTCGACACCACGGCGCCGCTGCCACCGGCCTTGTTCAAGCTGTGCCTGTGGACCGCCCAGTATTACCAGCACAGCCTCGGCGATACCTTGAGCTGGGCGCTGCCGGTGTTGTTGCGCCAGGGCGAGTTGGCCGAAGCACGCCAGGAACGCTTCTGGTCGATGGTGCCCGGCGCGCGCCTCGATGACCCACGCATCGCCCGCGCGCCGCGCCAGCGAGAAGCCCTGGCGACGTTGGCCCAACACCCGCACGGCGTGGCCCATCAGCTATTAAGCAAGCTGATGCTGAGCAAAGACAGCCTCGACCTGCTGCTGGCCAAGGGCATGGTGCAAGTGGAGATCCGCAAGCACGCCCCGGACCCGCGCCATGACCACTGGCTGGCCCAGCCGGAACTGCCACTGAACCCCGAGCAGCGCGCGGCGTACGAAGCCATTCGCGCTGGTTTCGACAGTTTCCACGCGTTCCTGCTGGCTGGCGTGACCGGCAGCGGCAAGACCGAAGTGTATTTGCAGTTGATCCGCGAAACCCTGCAAGCCGGCAAACAGGCGCTGGTACTGATCCCGGAGATCAACCTCGGCCCGCAAACCCTGGCGCGTTTCGAGCAACGCTTCAACGCGCGCATCGCCCTGGTGCACTCGGCGGTCAACGACCGTGAGCGCCTGGAATCCTGGCTGGCGGCGCGGGACGGCGAGGCCGACATTATTATCGGCACCCGTTCGGCGCTGTTCACACCGATGAAAAACCCCGGCCTGATCATCATCGACGAGGAGCATGACGGCTCCTATAAACAGCAAGAAGGCCTGCGCTACCACGCCCGCGACCTGGCGCTGGTGCGTGCGCGCCAGGAAGACATCCCGATTGTGCTGGGCTCGGCCACGCCGTCTCTGGAAAGCCTGCACAACGCCTACACCGGCCGCTATGGCCTCCTGCGCCTGAACGAGCGTGCCGGCGGCGCCAAGCAACCGCGCTTCCTGCGCCTGGATGTGAAAAGTCGGCCACTGGACAGCGGCATTTCCGGGCCGATGCAGCAAGCCATCGGCCAGACCCTCGCCGCTGGCCAGCAGGTCCTGGTGTTTCTCAACCGCCGAGGGTTTGCGCCGACGCTGCTGTGCCATGACTGTGGCTGGATGTCGGAGTGCGAACGTTGCGATGCGCGCATGACCGTGCACCAACGCCACGGCGAGTTGCGCTGCCACCACTGCGGCCATGTGGAGCGCACGCCGCGCCACTGCCCGCAATGCGGCAAAGTGGATTTGCGCCCAGTCGGCGCGGGCACCGAGCGCGCCGAAGAACGCCTGGGGATTCTGTTCCCGGATTACCCGGTGCTGCGGGTCGACCGCGACAGCACGTCGCGCAAAGACGCGATGAATCAGCTGTTCGCCACCATCCAGAAGGGCCAGCCGTGCATCTTGATCGGTACGCAGATGCTTGCCAAAGGGCACCACTTTCCACGGGTCACGCTGGTGTCGATCCTGGATGCCGACGGCGGTCTGTTCTCCGGTGACTTCCGCGCCAGCGAGCGCATGGCGCAACTGATCGTGCAGGTCGCAGGCCGCGCGGGGCGTGCCGAAGAGCCAGGCAAAGTGATTATCCAGACACACCTGGCCGACCACCCGCTGCTGATTCAACTGACAGAACAAGGCTACTTTGCCTTTGCCGAACAGGCGCTGAGCGAACGCCGCTCCGCCGGCCTGCCGCCCTTCTCGCACCTGGCACTGCTGCGGGCTGAAGCGCATAAACCGGGGCAAGCGGAAAGTTTTCTGGATGAAGCCTGCAGCGCCGCCGAACGTTTGCTCGGCGAACTGGGTCTGACCGGCATCGAATTGCTCGGCCCGGTGCCTGCGCCCATGGAGCGCCGCGCCGGGCGTTATCGCGCTCAGCTACTCTTGCAGGCAACGTCCCGCGCACCGCTGCATCGGCTATTAAGTAGCTGGTTGCTTGCCCTGGAGCAAATGCCCAGCGGCCGGCAAGTGCGATGGTCGCTGGATGTGGACCCGGTAGATTTGTATTGA
- the pilM gene encoding type IV pilus biogenesis protein PilM, translating into MRKGFFRRKVDTTLGVDINDTGIKLIELGRSSSGYSVQSYATQRLPANAVVDGTLLDLEAIGQVLQLALSRLNTSARQAAVAVAGPSVITRVIEMAAGLSDEEMVWMIQMEADQYIPYPLDDVAIDFQVRGPSAQDPARVEVLLAACLKEQVEAREAVLASVGLVTQIVDVEGFALERACSQDFASFTPGHRVDGAQWAVDAHGMGIACGLALRSFAG; encoded by the coding sequence ATGAGAAAGGGATTTTTCAGGCGAAAAGTCGACACCACGCTAGGCGTCGACATCAATGACACCGGCATCAAGCTCATCGAGCTGGGCCGTTCCTCCAGCGGTTACAGCGTTCAGAGCTACGCCACCCAGCGGTTGCCCGCCAATGCGGTCGTCGATGGCACTTTGCTGGACCTTGAAGCCATAGGGCAGGTACTGCAACTGGCGTTGTCTCGGCTGAACACCTCGGCTCGGCAGGCTGCGGTTGCGGTGGCAGGTCCATCGGTCATCACCCGAGTGATTGAAATGGCAGCAGGGCTCAGTGACGAGGAAATGGTCTGGATGATCCAGATGGAAGCCGATCAGTACATTCCTTACCCATTGGACGACGTCGCCATCGATTTCCAGGTACGCGGCCCATCCGCCCAGGACCCTGCACGGGTCGAGGTATTACTGGCTGCATGCCTCAAGGAACAAGTCGAAGCCCGCGAAGCGGTTTTGGCCTCGGTCGGGCTGGTGACACAAATCGTCGATGTCGAAGGGTTTGCATTGGAGCGCGCTTGCAGTCAGGATTTCGCCAGCTTCACGCCGGGCCATCGTGTTGATGGCGCACAATGGGCCGTGGATGCCCACGGGATGGGAATTGCTTGCGGGTTGGCCCTGAGGAGTTTCGCTGGATGA
- a CDS encoding penicillin-binding protein 1A, whose amino-acid sequence MRLLKFFGYSIVAIVCGLLLVLSGAYLYLSPGLPSVEALRSIQLQIPLRVYSSDEKLIAEFGEMRRTPIRFADIPPNFINALLSAEDDNFANHYGVDPSSLVRAATQLVKSGHIQSGGSTITMQVAKNFFLTSERSFSRKATEILLALQIERQLTKDEILELYVNKIYLGNRAYGIEAASQVYYGKSIRDASLAQMAMIAGLPKAPSRFNPLANPARSKERRDWILGRMYKLGKIDQAAYESAVAEPLNASYHVPTPEVNAPYIAEMARAEMVGRYGSEAYTEGFRVTTTIPSNLQEIANNAVRDGLVTYDQRHGYRGPESRLPGKTLSAWTTELGKQRPISGLEPAIVTQVKKDGVQVLTRTGEGHVSWDSMKWARPFLNTNSMGPMPKQPSDVAQVGDLIRVQRQKDDSLKFSQVPVAQGALVSLDPQNGAIRALVGGFAFEQSNYNRATQAKRQPGSSFKPFVYSAALDNGYTAASLVNDAPIVFVDEYLDKVWRPKNDTNTFLGPIRIREALYKSRNLVSIRLLQAMGVGKTIDYMTRFGFAKSDLPPNLSLALGTATLTPMEIATGWSTFANGGYKITPYLIDKVESRNGDTLFTANPPRVPGDVVNGVAAPDGIAAPSNGGITIEPTPGTAPAANATAPTEPQAPAVAERVVDGRTTYILNSILEDVIKKGTGRRALALGRADIAGKTGTTNDSKDAWFSGYNGDYVTTVWTGYDQPESLGRREFGGTVALPIWMSYMGAALKDKPLHTQPEPEGILSLRIDPVSGRAASPSTPNAYFELFKSEDTPPSVNELGNGVAPGSPLPADEAAPIDLF is encoded by the coding sequence ATTCGTCTGCTGAAGTTTTTCGGGTACTCCATTGTCGCGATCGTCTGCGGGCTCCTGCTCGTACTCAGCGGGGCCTACCTCTACCTTAGTCCGGGTTTGCCCTCCGTAGAGGCACTCAGAAGTATCCAGTTGCAGATTCCTTTGCGGGTCTACAGCAGCGATGAAAAACTGATCGCGGAGTTCGGCGAAATGCGCCGCACACCGATCCGTTTCGCCGACATTCCGCCCAATTTCATCAATGCCCTGCTGTCGGCTGAAGATGATAATTTCGCCAATCACTACGGCGTAGACCCCAGCAGCCTGGTGCGTGCGGCCACCCAATTGGTAAAAAGCGGACACATTCAATCCGGCGGCAGCACCATCACCATGCAGGTGGCGAAGAACTTCTTCCTCACCAGCGAACGCAGCTTTTCGCGTAAAGCCACTGAAATCCTGCTGGCCCTGCAGATAGAACGTCAGCTGACCAAGGATGAAATCCTTGAGCTGTACGTGAACAAGATCTACCTGGGCAACCGCGCCTACGGGATCGAAGCCGCCTCCCAGGTCTACTACGGCAAGTCGATTCGTGATGCCAGCCTGGCGCAAATGGCAATGATTGCCGGCCTGCCCAAGGCCCCTTCGCGCTTTAACCCACTGGCCAACCCGGCGCGCAGCAAAGAGCGTCGCGACTGGATCCTGGGGCGCATGTACAAGCTGGGCAAAATTGACCAGGCTGCCTATGAAAGCGCCGTGGCCGAACCGCTGAATGCCAGCTACCACGTGCCGACGCCGGAAGTGAACGCACCCTATATCGCTGAAATGGCGCGGGCCGAAATGGTCGGCCGCTATGGCAGCGAGGCCTACACCGAAGGTTTCCGCGTCACCACGACGATTCCGAGCAACCTGCAGGAAATCGCCAACAACGCGGTACGCGACGGCCTCGTCACCTATGACCAGCGCCACGGCTACCGCGGCCCCGAATCACGCCTGCCGGGCAAAACCCTGAGCGCCTGGACCACTGAACTGGGCAAACAGCGCCCGATCAGCGGCCTGGAGCCAGCCATCGTCACCCAAGTGAAGAAAGATGGCGTGCAAGTACTCACCCGCACCGGCGAAGGCCATGTGTCATGGGACAGCATGAAGTGGGCGCGCCCTTTCCTGAACACCAACAGCATGGGCCCGATGCCCAAGCAGCCGTCGGACGTGGCACAGGTGGGTGATCTGATCCGCGTGCAACGCCAGAAAGACGACAGCCTGAAATTCAGCCAGGTCCCTGTCGCCCAAGGCGCCCTGGTGTCCCTTGACCCGCAGAACGGTGCGATCCGCGCCCTGGTCGGCGGTTTTGCCTTTGAGCAAAGCAACTACAACCGTGCCACCCAGGCCAAGCGTCAACCGGGTTCGAGCTTCAAGCCGTTCGTCTACAGCGCCGCGCTGGATAACGGCTACACCGCCGCCAGCCTGGTGAACGACGCACCGATCGTGTTCGTCGACGAGTACCTGGACAAGGTCTGGCGCCCGAAGAACGACACCAATACGTTCCTCGGCCCGATCCGCATCCGTGAGGCGCTGTACAAGTCGCGTAACCTGGTGTCGATCCGCTTGCTGCAGGCCATGGGCGTTGGCAAGACCATCGACTACATGACGCGCTTCGGCTTCGCCAAGTCGGACCTGCCGCCCAACCTGTCCCTGGCACTGGGCACCGCGACCCTCACGCCGATGGAAATCGCCACCGGCTGGAGCACCTTTGCCAACGGCGGCTACAAGATCACGCCGTACCTGATCGACAAGGTCGAAAGCCGCAATGGCGACACCCTGTTCACCGCTAACCCGCCACGCGTGCCGGGTGACGTGGTCAATGGCGTGGCGGCGCCCGATGGCATCGCGGCACCGAGCAACGGCGGTATCACCATTGAGCCGACGCCAGGCACAGCGCCAGCGGCCAATGCCACCGCGCCGACCGAGCCGCAAGCACCTGCGGTCGCTGAGCGTGTGGTGGATGGCCGTACCACCTATATCCTCAACAGTATTCTGGAAGACGTGATCAAGAAGGGCACCGGCCGCCGCGCCCTGGCCTTGGGCCGCGCAGACATTGCGGGCAAGACCGGTACGACCAACGACTCCAAGGACGCCTGGTTCTCCGGCTACAACGGCGACTACGTGACCACCGTGTGGACCGGCTACGACCAACCGGAAAGCCTGGGCCGCCGCGAGTTTGGTGGCACCGTCGCGCTGCCGATCTGGATGAGCTACATGGGCGCGGCCTTGAAGGACAAACCACTGCATACCCAGCCTGAGCCGGAAGGCATTCTCAGCCTGCGCATTGACCCGGTGAGTGGCCGAGCAGCGTCGCCAAGCACGCCGAATGCATACTTCGAACTGTTCAAGAGCGAAGACACGCCGCCGTCGGTCAACGAGCTGGGCAATGGCGTTGCACCGGGCAGCCCGCTGCCGGCAGATGAGGCGGCGCCGATCGATTTGTTCTAA
- a CDS encoding malic enzyme-like NAD(P)-binding protein — MSDLKTAALEYHAHPRPGKLSVELTKATATARDLSLAYSPGVAEPVREIARDPELAYKYTGKGNLVAVISDGTAILGLGNLGPLASKPVMEGKGVLFKRFAGIDVFDIEVDSESPQAFIDTVKRISITFGGINLEDIKAPECFEIEKALIEQCDIPVFHDDQHGTAIVTAAGMINALEIAGKTLADAQIVCLGAGAAAISCMKLLVSMGAKLENIFMVDSKGVVQSERTDLNQYKAMFAHATDKRTLADALDGADVFVGLSGPNLLSAEGLKSMAANPIVFACSNPDPEISPELAHATRSDVIMATGRSDYPNQVNNVLGFPFIFRGALDVRAKRINEEMKVAAANALRELAKLPVPQDVCDAYGGAPLAFGREYIIPKPMDKRLITLISDAVAKAAIETGVATLPYPKHYPLQSVDDVFNG; from the coding sequence ATGTCTGATTTGAAAACTGCCGCTCTCGAATATCATGCCCATCCTCGTCCAGGAAAGCTGAGTGTAGAGCTCACCAAAGCCACTGCCACCGCCCGCGACCTGTCGCTGGCCTACAGCCCTGGCGTTGCCGAGCCCGTACGTGAAATCGCCCGCGACCCTGAACTGGCGTACAAGTACACCGGCAAAGGCAACCTGGTTGCAGTGATTTCCGATGGCACCGCGATTCTCGGCCTGGGCAACCTCGGCCCATTGGCTTCCAAGCCAGTCATGGAAGGTAAGGGCGTGCTGTTCAAGCGCTTTGCCGGCATCGACGTTTTCGACATCGAAGTCGATTCCGAAAGCCCGCAGGCTTTCATCGACACCGTTAAGCGCATTTCCATCACCTTCGGTGGCATCAACCTGGAAGACATCAAGGCACCTGAGTGCTTCGAGATCGAAAAGGCCCTGATCGAACAGTGCGACATCCCGGTATTCCACGATGACCAGCACGGCACCGCAATCGTTACCGCGGCCGGCATGATCAACGCTCTGGAAATCGCCGGCAAAACCCTGGCTGACGCGCAAATCGTCTGCCTGGGCGCCGGCGCTGCGGCCATCTCCTGCATGAAGTTGCTGGTGAGCATGGGCGCCAAGCTGGAAAACATCTTCATGGTCGACAGCAAGGGCGTTGTTCAGTCCGAGCGTACCGACCTGAACCAGTACAAAGCGATGTTTGCCCACGCGACCGACAAGCGCACCCTGGCTGACGCCCTCGACGGTGCAGACGTGTTCGTTGGCCTGTCCGGCCCGAACCTGCTGAGCGCCGAAGGCCTGAAATCCATGGCGGCCAACCCGATCGTGTTCGCCTGCTCCAACCCGGACCCGGAAATCTCCCCGGAGCTGGCGCACGCTACCCGTAGCGACGTGATCATGGCCACCGGCCGTTCGGACTACCCGAACCAGGTCAACAACGTACTGGGCTTCCCGTTCATCTTCCGTGGTGCCCTGGACGTTCGCGCCAAGCGCATCAACGAAGAGATGAAAGTCGCTGCCGCCAACGCCCTGCGTGAACTGGCCAAGCTGCCGGTGCCTCAGGATGTATGCGATGCGTACGGTGGTGCTCCACTGGCGTTCGGTCGTGAGTACATCATCCCGAAACCAATGGATAAGCGCCTGATCACCCTGATCTCCGATGCCGTGGCCAAAGCCGCCATCGAGACCGGTGTGGCCACCCTGCCGTATCCGAAGCACTACCCGCTGCAAAGCGTGGATGATGTGTTCAACGGCTAA
- the hslV gene encoding ATP-dependent protease subunit HslV, with product MTTIVSVRRHGKVVMGGDGQVSLGNTVMKGNAKKVRRLYHGQVLAGFAGATADAFTLFERFEGQLEKHQGHLVRAAVELAKEWRTDRSLSRLEAMLAVANKDASLIITGNGDVVEPEHGLIAMGSGGGYAQAAASALLKKTDLSAREIVETALGIAGDICVFTNHNFTIEEQDLAE from the coding sequence TTGACCACCATCGTTTCAGTACGTCGCCACGGCAAAGTCGTCATGGGCGGCGACGGCCAGGTTTCACTTGGCAACACCGTGATGAAAGGCAACGCCAAGAAAGTGCGTCGCTTGTACCACGGCCAGGTTCTCGCGGGCTTTGCCGGCGCTACCGCCGACGCCTTCACCCTTTTCGAGCGTTTCGAAGGCCAGCTGGAAAAACACCAGGGCCACCTCGTACGTGCCGCGGTTGAGCTCGCCAAAGAATGGCGCACCGACCGCTCCCTCAGCCGCCTGGAAGCCATGCTCGCCGTCGCCAACAAAGACGCGTCCTTGATCATCACCGGTAACGGCGATGTGGTTGAGCCTGAACATGGCCTGATCGCCATGGGTTCCGGCGGTGGCTACGCCCAAGCGGCAGCCAGCGCACTGCTGAAGAAAACCGACCTGTCGGCCCGTGAAATCGTCGAGACTGCCCTGGGCATTGCGGGCGATATCTGCGTGTTCACCAACCACAACTTCACCATTGAGGAGCAGGACCTCGCCGAGTAA